In the genome of Dermacentor variabilis isolate Ectoservices chromosome 5, ASM5094787v1, whole genome shotgun sequence, one region contains:
- the LOC142582899 gene encoding venom serine carboxypeptidase-like, producing MQLSTVLLLLCSSSLLNVGVRSDDEDQTVEEVTTDNEASGSNGDLDGTANTGEPLYLTPLIDAGKLNQARSSSKVGPIGADHEVPSYAGYITVNPQYNSNLFFWFVPSLRDPQNDPVILWMQGGPGTSSLLGFFNEHGPYYVSEEDGGEAAFRELTWAQRYSMLYVDQPVGTGFSYTENDAGYARNQTDVGRDMFEFLQQFFTLFGELAKNEFYIAGESYAGKYVPTVGATLHENADSMRVKINFRGIAYGNGLTDPVNMVDFGSFIYGIGLIDRGAADHMMRVAKEAVDLLRAGRTVESGYIMDSLFFGLMTHNSFFKNVTGFEYYYNYLIDKEPEDSKTYKAFVQKPEIRRALHVGQQGFSTSRDLVTAHFIRDIMRSAVPQFTLVLESGYKVLVYSGPLDICVPTTHTEKFLANVAWSHADRWSREPRHIWRSADGQRLYGYKKTVENLNFVVVRNGGHVLPYDQPEAMFELITAFVDNEPPFSGQASSSA from the exons ATGCAACTGTCCACCGTGCTCCTACTTCTTTGCTCAAGTTCCCTGCTCAATGTCGGAGTGCGGAGCGACGATGA AGACCAGACGGTGGAGGAGGTCACGACGGACAATGAGGCCAGTGGCAGCAATGGTGACCTGGATGGTACAGCAAATACTG GAGAGCCCCTGTACTTAACACCTCTCATCGATGCTGGCAAACTGAACCAGGCCAGGTCATCAAGCAAGGTCGGCCCCATCGGGGCTGATCACGAGGTACCCAGTTATGCGGGCTACATCACCGTCAATCCACAGTACAATAGCAATCTATTCTTCTGGTTCGTTCCTTCACTG AGGGATCCGCAGAATGACCCTGTGATACTGTGGATGCAAGGTGGGCCCGGTACGTCCTCGCTTCTGGGTTTCTTCAATGAGCACGGTCCTTACTATGTGTCGGAGGAGGACGGCGGCGAGGCCGCGTTTCGCGAGCTCACCTGGGCGCAGCGCTACTCGATGCTTTATGTGGACCAACCCGTGGGAACGGGGTTCAGCTACACCGAGAACGACGCTGGCTACGCCCGTAACCAGACCGATGTTGGCCGCGACATGTTCGAGTTCTTGCAGCAGTTCTTCACGCTGTTCGGCGAGCTGGCCAAAAACGAATTCTACATTGCGGGAGAATCCTACGCCG GGAAGTACGTGCCGACTGTGGGCGCCACGCTACATGAGAACGCGGACTCGATGCGGGTCAAGATTAATTTCCGTGGCATCGCCTACGGCAACGGTCTGACGGACCCCGTAAATATGGTTGACTTTGGCAGTTTCATCTACGGGATCGGCCTCATCGACCGTGGGGCCGCCGACCACATGATGCGAGTCGCCAAGGAAGCGGTCGATCTCCTCCGCGCAGGTCGAACTGTCGAGAGCGGTTATATAATGGACAGTCTGTTCTTTGGTCTGATGACGCATAACAGTTTCTTCAAGAACGTCACCGGCTTTGAATACTACTACAACTACCTGATCGACAAGGAGCCCGAAGACAGCAAGACTTACAAGGCTTTCGTCCAGAAGCCCGAGATCCGGCGAGCCCTGCACGTGGGTCAGCAAGGATTCAGCACGAGCCGCGATCTAGTGACCGCCCACTTCATCCGCGACATCATGCGCTCAGCCGTGCCGCAGTTCACCCTAGTTCTGGAGAGCGGCTACAAGGTACTGGTGTACAGCGGTCCCTTGGACATTTGCGTGCCCACCACGCACACGGAGAAATTCCTCGCCAACGTGGCCTGGTCGCACGCGGATCGATGGTCTCGCGAACCCCGCCACATTTGGCGGAGTGCCGACGGCCAGCGTCTGTACGGCTACAAGAAGACCGTCGAGAACCTCAACTTCGTCGTGGTGCGCAACGGCGGACACGTGCTGCCTTATGACCAGCCCGAGGCTATGTTCGAGCTCATCACAGCCTTCGTCGATAACGAGCCGCCTTTCTCCGGACAGGCTAGCTCTTCTGCGTAG